One region of Rhodocaloribacter litoris genomic DNA includes:
- the ppdK gene encoding pyruvate, phosphate dikinase, with amino-acid sequence METAGKTTEVATPVKKYTYVFGNGTAEGDKSMKALLGGKGANLAEMSAIGLPVPPGFTISTEACKTYYDLGEQWPEGLAEQVEEGIRHIEEAMGARFGDPDNPLLVSVRSGAAISMPGMMDTVLNLGLNDAAVEGLARRTNNERFAYDAYRRFIDMFGDVVSGVDHHYFEEALEGLKQEVGAKNDVDLTAEHLKELVDRYKAVYRKHKGLMFPDDPREQLALAINAVFKSWNSDRAIKYRQINKITGLLGTAVNVQAMVFGNMGEDSGTGVCFTRNPSTGEHKLYGEFLVNAQGEDVVAGIRTPEPIDKMAELLPQAYRELVETTSLLEKHYKNMQDIEFTVQTGRLFILQTRNGKRTGTAAVKIAVDMVREGLVDKRTAVRDLVEPRHIDQLLHPRFKDEAGYKDKVIAKGLPASPGAAVGKVVFSAEDAEAARDRGEDVILVRIETSPEDVGGMDAAKGILTSRGGMTSHAAVVARGWGKPCVAGCGDIVINYKNKSFTNGQVTVHEGDWISINGSTGEVILGKQALVAPELSGDFATFMSWVDEFRVMKVRTNADTPADAAKAREFGAQGIGLCRTEHMFFEGDRILSMRKMIMASNEKERRAALAELLPYQKEDFLGIFRAMDGLPVTIRLLDPPLHEFLPHDKQGQMEMAEALGLSLAEVKAKVEALSEFNPMLGHRGCRLGITYPEITEMQARAILEAAVELDEEGVTVLPEIMVPLVGTVEELIHQKAVIQRTAEKVFEEKGRRIDYQIGTMIEIPRAALTADEIAREADFFSFGTNDLTQLTFGYSRDDAGRFLPYYVEQKILKDDPFQSIDQTGVGQLIRIGVERGRSTRPLLKVGICGEHGGDPESVHFCYEVGMDYVSCSPFRVPIARLAAAQAYLTAQDRQQDA; translated from the coding sequence ATGGAGACTGCCGGTAAGACGACCGAGGTGGCAACCCCGGTCAAGAAATATACGTACGTCTTCGGCAACGGCACGGCCGAGGGGGACAAGTCGATGAAGGCGCTCCTGGGCGGCAAGGGCGCGAACCTGGCCGAGATGAGCGCCATCGGGCTGCCGGTGCCGCCGGGCTTCACCATCAGCACGGAAGCCTGCAAGACCTACTACGACCTGGGCGAGCAGTGGCCCGAAGGGCTGGCCGAACAGGTGGAGGAAGGCATCCGGCACATCGAAGAGGCGATGGGCGCCCGCTTCGGCGACCCGGACAACCCCCTCCTCGTCTCGGTCCGCAGCGGGGCGGCCATCTCGATGCCCGGCATGATGGACACGGTCCTCAACCTGGGCCTCAACGACGCCGCCGTCGAAGGACTGGCCCGCCGGACGAACAACGAGCGCTTCGCCTACGACGCCTACCGCCGCTTCATCGACATGTTCGGCGACGTGGTCTCCGGCGTCGACCACCACTACTTCGAGGAGGCCCTCGAAGGCCTCAAGCAGGAGGTCGGGGCCAAAAACGACGTGGACCTGACGGCCGAGCACCTGAAAGAGCTCGTCGACCGCTACAAGGCCGTCTACCGCAAGCACAAGGGCCTCATGTTCCCGGACGACCCGCGCGAACAGCTCGCGCTGGCCATCAACGCCGTCTTCAAGTCCTGGAACAGCGACCGGGCCATCAAATACCGGCAGATCAACAAGATCACGGGGCTGCTCGGCACGGCCGTGAACGTGCAGGCGATGGTCTTCGGCAACATGGGCGAGGACAGCGGCACGGGCGTCTGCTTCACGCGCAACCCTTCCACCGGCGAGCACAAGCTCTACGGCGAGTTCCTGGTCAACGCCCAGGGCGAGGACGTCGTCGCCGGCATCCGCACGCCCGAGCCCATCGACAAGATGGCCGAGCTGCTGCCGCAGGCCTACCGCGAGCTCGTCGAGACGACCAGCCTGCTGGAGAAGCACTACAAGAACATGCAGGACATCGAGTTCACGGTGCAGACCGGCCGGCTCTTCATCCTGCAGACCCGCAACGGCAAGCGCACCGGCACGGCTGCCGTCAAGATCGCCGTGGACATGGTACGTGAAGGGCTGGTGGACAAGCGCACCGCCGTCCGCGACCTCGTCGAGCCCCGCCACATCGACCAGCTCCTGCACCCGCGCTTCAAGGACGAAGCGGGGTATAAGGACAAGGTCATCGCCAAAGGGCTGCCGGCCTCGCCCGGTGCCGCCGTCGGCAAGGTGGTCTTCTCAGCCGAAGACGCCGAGGCCGCCCGCGACCGGGGCGAGGACGTCATCCTCGTCCGCATCGAGACGAGCCCCGAGGACGTCGGCGGCATGGACGCCGCAAAAGGCATCCTCACCTCGCGCGGCGGCATGACCAGCCACGCCGCCGTCGTGGCCCGCGGCTGGGGCAAACCCTGCGTGGCCGGCTGCGGCGACATCGTCATCAACTACAAAAACAAATCGTTCACCAACGGCCAGGTCACGGTCCACGAAGGCGACTGGATCTCGATCAACGGCTCCACCGGCGAGGTCATCCTGGGCAAACAGGCGCTCGTCGCGCCCGAGCTCAGCGGCGACTTCGCCACGTTCATGTCGTGGGTGGACGAGTTCCGCGTGATGAAGGTGCGCACGAACGCCGACACCCCCGCCGACGCCGCCAAGGCCCGCGAGTTCGGCGCCCAGGGCATCGGCCTCTGCCGCACCGAGCACATGTTCTTCGAGGGCGACCGCATCCTCTCGATGCGGAAGATGATCATGGCCTCGAATGAGAAGGAGCGCCGGGCCGCGCTGGCCGAGCTGCTCCCCTACCAGAAGGAGGACTTCCTCGGCATCTTCCGGGCCATGGACGGCCTGCCGGTGACGATCCGCCTGCTCGACCCGCCGCTGCACGAGTTCCTCCCCCATGACAAGCAGGGGCAGATGGAGATGGCCGAGGCGCTGGGCCTCTCGCTGGCCGAGGTCAAGGCCAAGGTGGAGGCGCTCTCCGAGTTCAACCCCATGCTCGGCCACCGCGGCTGCCGCCTGGGCATCACCTATCCCGAGATCACCGAGATGCAGGCCCGCGCCATCCTGGAGGCCGCCGTCGAGCTGGACGAGGAAGGCGTCACGGTGCTGCCCGAGATCATGGTGCCGCTCGTGGGCACGGTCGAGGAGTTGATCCATCAGAAAGCCGTCATCCAGCGAACCGCCGAAAAGGTCTTCGAGGAGAAAGGCCGGCGCATCGACTACCAGATCGGCACGATGATCGAAATCCCCCGCGCCGCACTGACGGCCGACGAGATCGCCCGGGAGGCCGATTTCTTCTCCTTCGGCACGAACGACCTGACGCAGCTCACCTTCGGCTACAGCCGCGACGACGCCGGGCGCTTCCTGCCCTACTACGTCGAGCAAAAGATCCTGAAGGACGATCCGTTCCAGAGCATCGACCAGACGGGGGTGGGGCAACTCATCCGGATCGGGGTCGAGCGCGGGCGGTCCACGCGGCCGCTGCTCAAGGTGGGGATCTGCGGGGAGCACGGCGGCGACCCCGAGTCGGTCCACTTCTGCTACGAGGTGGGCATGGACTACGTCTCGTGCTCGCCGTTCCGTGTGCCGATTGCCCGCCTGGCCGCCGCCCAGGCCTACCTGACCGCCCAGGACCGGCAACAGGACGCCTGA
- a CDS encoding asparagine synthase-related protein yields MSWIFGFIGASLSRSRREGLAAFHPKGTVYRGASYYVAVGGPAATTRHGRHGNGGWAVCGLGLRVGTDATTLLDAADWRRLLAFPAPPLDTLDGHFVAARWTEGHAELFADPLGVRTLYLTTLPDGVAFGTRPIDLARLAGGTVDLETFGAHWLTFNLLAPLSPIRGLTRLGPGGHARCTPDRFTLSAKPWTPLETPGDPDAFRRTLQALLRPHLPAGRTTSLGLSGGLDSRLLLALLPPGTWQAHTFGPPDHPDVRVARRLAAAAGLPHRHLCEPVPDAETCLTLLREHAALTHVISPASTALGGRYYARLARDEAFLIDGGFGEVARRQFFNRLLRRGRPALRHRTPGETILRFLRVERADVFTPEAIAQMEAGALRQLAATWHTLPPAETLGPEAFLDLLGVRTRLPNFFGFEQNRLDALLPGYMPFAQPSLLRAVFQIPLRLRKNGRLFRRLIRDAAPALTRYPLVKGDQPYPFSLPTVPAILWTRARARLRPGPGDPVRRAFLDVMRPFALEAALEASRHFPAYDARKLQVLVESYYAGKEHLAGAVDWWLAFEVWRREVEPPR; encoded by the coding sequence ATGAGCTGGATCTTCGGCTTCATCGGTGCGAGCCTCTCCCGTTCCCGTCGGGAGGGGCTCGCCGCGTTTCATCCGAAGGGGACGGTCTACAGGGGCGCGTCGTACTATGTGGCCGTCGGCGGGCCGGCGGCCACCACCCGGCACGGGCGCCACGGCAACGGCGGGTGGGCCGTCTGCGGGCTCGGCCTGCGCGTAGGGACGGACGCGACGACGCTCCTCGACGCGGCCGACTGGCGGCGGCTGCTTGCCTTCCCGGCTCCGCCCCTCGACACCCTCGACGGGCACTTCGTCGCCGCACGGTGGACCGAAGGGCACGCCGAGCTGTTTGCCGACCCGCTGGGCGTGCGTACCCTCTACCTGACCACCCTCCCCGACGGCGTCGCCTTCGGCACCCGGCCCATCGACCTGGCCCGGCTCGCCGGCGGCACCGTCGATCTCGAAACCTTCGGCGCCCACTGGCTCACGTTCAACCTGCTGGCCCCGCTGAGCCCGATCCGGGGGCTGACCCGCCTCGGCCCCGGCGGGCACGCCCGCTGCACCCCCGACCGGTTCACCCTCAGCGCGAAGCCCTGGACGCCTCTCGAGACGCCCGGCGACCCGGACGCTTTCCGCCGCACCCTGCAGGCCCTCCTTCGCCCGCACCTGCCCGCCGGGCGAACCACCAGCCTGGGCCTCTCCGGCGGCCTCGACTCGCGCCTGCTCCTGGCCCTGTTGCCCCCTGGCACCTGGCAGGCCCACACCTTCGGCCCGCCGGATCACCCCGACGTCCGGGTCGCCCGGCGCCTGGCCGCCGCCGCCGGCCTGCCCCACCGGCACCTCTGCGAACCGGTGCCCGACGCCGAGACGTGCCTCACCCTGCTCCGCGAGCACGCGGCGCTGACCCACGTCATCTCGCCGGCCTCGACCGCCCTCGGGGGGCGGTACTATGCCCGCCTCGCCCGCGACGAAGCCTTCCTGATCGACGGCGGCTTCGGCGAAGTCGCCCGGCGACAGTTCTTCAACCGGCTGCTCCGCCGCGGGCGCCCGGCCCTCCGGCACCGTACCCCCGGCGAGACGATCCTCCGCTTCCTCCGCGTCGAGCGGGCCGACGTCTTCACCCCCGAGGCCATCGCGCAGATGGAGGCCGGCGCCCTGCGGCAACTCGCCGCCACCTGGCACACCCTGCCCCCCGCGGAAACGCTGGGCCCGGAAGCCTTCCTGGACCTGCTCGGCGTGCGCACCCGCCTCCCCAACTTCTTCGGCTTCGAACAAAACCGGCTCGACGCCCTTCTGCCCGGCTACATGCCCTTCGCCCAGCCCTCGCTGCTCCGGGCCGTCTTCCAGATCCCGCTGCGCCTCCGGAAGAACGGGCGTCTCTTTCGCCGCCTCATCCGGGACGCTGCGCCGGCCCTCACCCGGTATCCCCTCGTCAAGGGAGATCAACCCTACCCCTTCTCCCTCCCCACGGTGCCGGCGATCCTGTGGACGCGTGCCCGCGCCCGGCTGCGTCCCGGCCCCGGCGACCCGGTCCGCCGCGCCTTCCTCGACGTGATGCGCCCCTTCGCCCTCGAGGCCGCCCTCGAAGCATCACGCCACTTCCCCGCATACGACGCCCGAAAGCTCCAGGTGCTGGTGGAAAGCTACTATGCCGGCAAGGAGCACCTGGCCGGTGCGGTGGACTGGTGGCTGGCCTTCGAGGTCTGGCGGCGCGAGGTGGAGCCGCCCCGCTGA
- a CDS encoding SDR family oxidoreductase, with protein sequence MDLSLHGRRAMVCGSTQGIGRACAETLARLGASVTLVARNERRLAEVMQALPAGNGQEHDLVPADFEKPGELAWALRAYAAGDPPVHILVNNTGGPPGGPLIEASLEALNRAFAMHVLCNQVLVQAVIPSMKAARYGRIINIVSTSVRQPIPGLGVSNTVRGAVASWAKTLAGELGPFGITVNNVLPGATETGRLQALIAAKAEQSGQSPEEVAEALRQAIPARRFARPEEIAWAVAFLASPAAAYINGINLPVDGGRTQCL encoded by the coding sequence ATGGACCTCTCCCTTCACGGCAGGCGGGCGATGGTGTGCGGGAGCACACAGGGCATCGGCCGGGCCTGTGCCGAGACACTGGCCCGCCTGGGTGCCAGCGTGACCCTGGTTGCCCGCAACGAGCGCCGGCTGGCCGAGGTGATGCAGGCCTTGCCGGCCGGAAACGGCCAGGAACACGACCTGGTGCCCGCCGACTTCGAGAAGCCGGGCGAGCTGGCCTGGGCGCTGCGCGCCTACGCGGCCGGCGACCCGCCCGTGCACATCCTGGTCAACAACACCGGCGGTCCCCCCGGCGGGCCGCTGATCGAAGCCAGCCTGGAGGCCCTCAACCGTGCCTTCGCCATGCACGTGCTGTGCAACCAGGTGCTGGTGCAGGCGGTGATCCCCTCGATGAAAGCCGCCCGCTATGGTCGCATCATCAACATCGTGTCGACCTCCGTCCGGCAGCCCATCCCGGGGCTGGGCGTCTCGAACACCGTACGGGGAGCCGTGGCGAGCTGGGCCAAGACGCTGGCGGGCGAGCTGGGACCTTTCGGCATCACGGTGAACAACGTGCTGCCCGGCGCCACCGAGACGGGCCGCCTCCAGGCGCTGATCGCCGCGAAGGCCGAGCAGTCCGGCCAGTCGCCGGAGGAAGTGGCCGAGGCCCTGCGGCAGGCCATCCCCGCCCGCCGCTTCGCCCGTCCCGAGGAGATCGCCTGGGCCGTGGCCTTCCTGGCTTCGCCGGCGGCGGCGTATATTAACGGCATCAACCTGCCCGTCGACGGCGGGCGCACGCAGTGCCTCTGA
- a CDS encoding aldehyde dehydrogenase translates to MEYLSNYIDGVLLAPVHGAYLDNVNPATGTVFSRVPDSGADDIDRAVAAAERAFPAWAATPAEARARQLLRLADLIDRHADALARDEATDNGKPVALARRVDIPRAAKNFRFFATAILHAATEAHPMEERALNYTLRQPLGVVGCISPWNLPLYLFTWKIAPALAAGNCVVGKPSEVTPLTAFRLAELCLEAGLPPGVLNIVHGHGARAGAALVAHPKIRAISFTGGTRTGAAIAHAAAPRFKKLSLELGGKNPNIVFADCRYDEALETAVRAAFTNQGEICLCGSRIFVERPLYERFRDDFVRRVEALRVGDPLDEDTDVGAVVSEAHLEKILAYIELAKDEGGTVLCGGHRVRLDGRCAGGFFVAPTVIEGLGPDCRVNQEEIFGPVATLIPFDTEEEVLAYANGTPYGLAAILWTENLGRAHRLAARLEAGIVWVNCWMLRDLRTPFGGMKQSGVGREGGWEALRFFTEAKNVCIKLDDRDPA, encoded by the coding sequence ATGGAATACCTGAGCAACTATATCGACGGGGTGCTCCTGGCACCGGTCCACGGTGCTTACCTCGACAACGTCAACCCGGCCACGGGCACCGTCTTCAGCCGCGTGCCGGACTCCGGCGCCGACGACATCGACCGGGCGGTGGCGGCGGCGGAGCGGGCCTTCCCGGCCTGGGCCGCCACACCCGCCGAGGCGCGTGCACGCCAGCTGCTCCGCCTGGCCGACCTGATCGACCGGCACGCCGACGCCCTGGCCCGCGACGAGGCTACCGACAACGGCAAGCCCGTGGCCCTGGCCCGCCGCGTCGACATCCCCCGGGCCGCAAAAAATTTCCGCTTCTTCGCCACGGCCATCCTGCACGCCGCCACCGAGGCCCATCCGATGGAGGAGCGCGCCCTCAACTACACGCTGCGCCAGCCCCTGGGTGTCGTCGGGTGCATCTCGCCGTGGAACCTGCCGCTCTACCTGTTCACCTGGAAGATCGCCCCGGCGCTGGCGGCGGGCAACTGCGTGGTCGGCAAGCCCTCCGAGGTGACGCCGCTGACGGCCTTCCGCCTGGCCGAACTGTGCCTGGAGGCAGGTCTGCCGCCGGGCGTGCTCAACATCGTCCACGGACACGGGGCACGAGCCGGCGCGGCCCTGGTGGCCCACCCGAAGATCCGGGCCATCTCCTTCACCGGCGGCACCCGCACCGGCGCCGCCATCGCCCACGCCGCCGCCCCCCGGTTCAAGAAGCTCTCGCTCGAGCTCGGCGGCAAGAACCCCAACATCGTTTTCGCCGACTGCCGCTACGACGAAGCCCTTGAGACGGCCGTCCGCGCCGCCTTCACCAACCAGGGCGAGATCTGCCTGTGCGGCTCCCGCATCTTCGTCGAACGGCCCCTGTACGAGCGGTTCCGGGATGATTTCGTCCGCCGGGTGGAAGCGCTTCGCGTCGGCGACCCGCTGGACGAGGACACCGACGTGGGCGCCGTCGTCTCGGAAGCCCACCTGGAGAAGATCCTCGCGTACATCGAGCTGGCGAAAGACGAGGGCGGCACGGTCCTCTGCGGCGGTCACCGCGTCCGCCTCGACGGGCGCTGCGCCGGCGGCTTCTTCGTCGCTCCCACGGTCATCGAAGGGCTGGGACCCGACTGCCGGGTCAACCAGGAGGAGATCTTCGGCCCCGTTGCCACGCTGATCCCGTTCGACACCGAGGAGGAGGTGCTGGCTTATGCCAACGGCACCCCCTACGGCCTGGCCGCCATCCTGTGGACGGAGAACCTCGGCCGGGCCCACCGCCTGGCCGCCCGCCTGGAGGCCGGCATCGTGTGGGTCAACTGCTGGATGCTGCGCGACCTCCGCACGCCGTTCGGGGGGATGAAGCAGTCCGGCGTCGGGCGCGAGGGCGGCTGGGAAGCCCTCCGCTTCTTCACAGAAGCCAAGAACGTGTGCATCAAACTCGACGACCGGGACCCCGCATGA
- a CDS encoding RidA family protein: MSAPIHTEKAPPPVGPYPHARRAGNLLFLSGVGPRKPGTTDIPGVTLDAGGRIVAYDIEAQCRAVFENVRAILEAAGARWEDLVDVTVFLTNMRDDFATYNRVYAEYFPDPAHRPCRTTVGVDALPTPIAIELKCIAALPDGASLPPSTTR; this comes from the coding sequence ATGAGCGCTCCAATCCACACCGAGAAGGCCCCGCCGCCCGTGGGGCCCTACCCCCATGCCCGCCGCGCGGGCAACCTGCTGTTCCTCTCCGGCGTCGGCCCCCGCAAGCCCGGCACCACGGACATCCCCGGCGTCACCCTCGACGCCGGCGGCCGCATCGTCGCCTACGACATCGAGGCCCAGTGCCGCGCCGTCTTCGAGAACGTGCGGGCCATCCTCGAAGCCGCCGGCGCCCGGTGGGAAGACCTGGTGGACGTGACCGTCTTCCTCACGAACATGCGGGACGACTTCGCCACGTACAACCGCGTCTACGCCGAGTACTTCCCCGACCCGGCCCACCGCCCGTGCCGCACCACCGTCGGCGTCGACGCCCTCCCGACGCCCATCGCCATCGAACTCAAGTGCATCGCCGCTCTGCCGGACGGCGCTTCCCTTCCCCCTTCCACAACCCGCTGA
- the nbaC gene encoding 3-hydroxyanthranilate 3,4-dioxygenase, producing the protein MKKPFNLQEWIDAHRDVLKPPVMAKSLFEDSGDYMIFVVGSPNARKDFHYNETEEFFFQLEGQLNLWTIDEDGKQVCNVIRAGEVFLLPAKVPHSPRRPAGGVGLVIERKRPGKKDGVMWFCENCGEKLYERYFPVEQIAEELGPVLQAFAADEDLRTCKTCGSVLEI; encoded by the coding sequence ATGAAGAAGCCCTTTAACCTCCAGGAATGGATCGACGCCCACCGCGACGTCCTCAAGCCGCCCGTCATGGCCAAGTCGCTCTTCGAGGACTCGGGTGACTACATGATCTTCGTCGTGGGCAGCCCCAACGCCCGCAAGGACTTCCATTACAACGAAACGGAGGAGTTCTTCTTCCAGCTCGAGGGGCAGTTGAACCTGTGGACCATCGACGAGGACGGGAAACAGGTGTGCAACGTGATCCGCGCCGGCGAAGTGTTCCTCCTGCCGGCGAAGGTGCCCCACTCGCCCCGCCGGCCGGCCGGCGGCGTCGGCCTCGTCATCGAACGCAAGCGCCCCGGCAAGAAAGACGGGGTGATGTGGTTCTGCGAGAACTGTGGCGAGAAGCTCTACGAGCGGTACTTCCCCGTCGAGCAGATCGCCGAAGAGCTGGGCCCCGTGCTCCAGGCCTTCGCCGCCGACGAGGACCTGCGGACGTGCAAGACGTGCGGGAGCGTGCTGGAGATCTGA